A window of Nasonia vitripennis strain AsymCx chromosome 3 unlocalized genomic scaffold, Nvit_psr_1.1 chr3_random0004, whole genome shotgun sequence contains these coding sequences:
- the LOC100119988 gene encoding uncharacterized protein LOC100119988 isoform X2, with translation MIASTTARGAASQRLGTMKQEKPRRQALFQIAKVLWHLDIFRRSFRELSGHACMRESCIFCALKDLFSQLQFSQESALPPDALRRALAESFLDQQRFQLGFMDDAAECFENILLRIHLHIASGEAEDMCSARHCVPHQKFAMTLVEQSVCGDCGATSEPLSFTQMVHYVSASALTSQARQTLPAARGSPDLFGQLLRRAGGMGDIRGCPSSCGAKIQICRTLMNRPEIVSVGVVWDSERPSLEHIMDVFATVGTSLRLSDVFHSVVDSRWGATTVHNLVGVVTYYGKHYSTFFFHTKLKVWIYFDDATVKEIGPRWEQVVDKCRRGRYQPLLLLYASPAGTPVNTENAPKAVTPFLNGGSLKGSPNGKTGNNSLRRSVTPSPEKPLGNNSATARRAITPNPDSPPHLYTQRRIYGDYQNLTDIQNNIFGNGHQQGTDAVDGDTEAKYISRRAVETVMMQHQQQKKQIQLTRSLSAGSAPQDGISIPEHLNVPRRRDSGNWSGDRNSASSSSSTTMDNPYNYIINKMAKNTGIPKSPTSKSGELSSSSSGHYDAGYDSYSLSSTDSLPLQQGLKHNLQLAQIPEGYQQMSSDDCERLWKETDALMGKAQAAEKAGDLGRAVALCTAASSKAREAMNMPYSNSNTIDLAQKKHNFCVMRMSYLQKKIKQEQAIANGEKEEKLESRHSRENSKSGQHSRQSSRDKGNHSRQNSRELLVNAPAVVDKPATKSIEIYATLPKKKTLRSKVTAAANVIEDEEYMLYDRPAQRTGLFGRSRRCEDDKKDKKRARSEERNKNVSKEFSIAPTSKLASKKVEKPKEVVETAKNQQTNASGDQKQGKKQHKIRRKLLMGGLIKRKNRSMPDLREGQDGQSSTSSEGSNNVLPKQSVDDSSVGLKGSPNDVSASLSGYLSEGHLEFTGNGSSGSGGSGNPNLERSRLMRKSFHGSAGKVLHVAKVPPPPPLRTTSQLSKSKSSSEVHSSEQQADKSLYPLTNEQNMPNQSQAENNAYWSHTSANHPMQANRPASNYTDYSSEPHSLPFVSSYSVDQNKGSPAASMPQSNYNSKPRIQDDVVQYANGILYEPTFVVTRADVHNEQSPVKQTTSADPLPPYPENGNVSHSRQPSEEFPPPPYPIVPPVVHSRQASEDFPPPPPPIEDNNHNQIADNSHHHHQQQQQPQQQAPAQQQLESQQISILLAQLKLKREAAEAAEKQRRESLVEESEKAQNETWLRELQAKQAERRTKKQGSLDQDIPKVRPSSMPQVTGTTIARRTSDLMMNTIMNQDAGRDVPDCPRTIVSSVKDMAAKFEQKVEEVKPQSRIFSNSPTTVMQSYPNSEEPKMIMRMPMDNMSMMQRPETEPMNVSVNSSIESNLSQGTFVALPMANGIPIDHESGINAAIRSVMTMQTMQHENIGLPIDCPEDDISEVAMQNTIQNTKILATEEDIKPKKTKERVGKKKSVSFCDQVVLVATAEDDEKDSYIPNPILERILRSAKNKPETAQVRREIKSLQEAEMNREMAVPTKFQQHTLPLKSEADSIPATPYQDQLRSVNPAPETSKPAFPRQNSSEAILQDSKKMYAYGPDSADIARESYSALPNNPARTTPTLMSPQLQGQIRYTQNGYPQPQQMVPSQNQNMYPQVQTAHPRNQNMPLSQSQKPASPYPMPIQGQYIQNGIQQKNNSPKNMHPSYYQLEQQNNQMNRQLSGPQQQQQQQNIMSQRLQTQTPSPITVQQHQQQLGLPNGQSTSPYPQYSPQTSQYSHNSYQGHPYQSAPQQRSQPLPQYQPPPNPAAQQGQQQNLQNGSAIAYQQRLENNFQRQPQKIEQQQQQIMHPQGQQGFPNGQMPANIKYPTYQHVQQTKQMMKPMQQQQVQPQMQQQMHMVQGSMKGSPVMNQNVAAMQKSSISGVPKVAPCQLCGKKQVCEPAIYCYDCDFYMSRFRPKN, from the exons GACCTGTTCTCGCAGCTGCAGTTCTCTCAAGAAAGCGCCCTGCCGCCAGATGCCCTGCGACGAGCGCTGGCTGAGAGCTTCCTCGACCAGCAGAGATTCCAGCTCGGATTCATGGACGATGCCGCCGAGTGCTTC GAGAACATTCTGCTGCGCATACACCTGCACATAGCGAGCGGCGAAGCGGAGGACATGTGCAGCGCCAGGCACTGCGTGCCCCATCAGAAGTTCGCCATGACGCTCGTCGAGCAGAGCGTCTGCGGGGACTGCGGAGCCACTTCCGAGCCGCTGTCGTTCACTCAG ATGGTGCACTACGTTTCGGCGTCAGCCCTGACGTCGCAAGCGCGGCAAACTTTACCGGCGGCTCGCGGCAGCCCGGATCTGTTTGGTCAGCTCTTGCGACGAGCCGGTGGAATGGGCGACATCCGAGGCTGTCCG AGCTCCTGCGGTGCCAAGATCCAGATCTGCCGTACGCTGATGAACAGGCCCGAGATCGTCTCCGTCGGTGTGGTCTGGGACAGCGAGCGTCCCTCTCTCGAGCACATAATGGACGTGTTCGCGACGGTCGGCACGTCCCTGCGCCTGAGCGACGTGTTCCACAGCGTCGTGGACTCGCGCTGGGGAGCCACGACGGTGCACAACCTCGTCGGCGTGGTCACCTACTACGGCAAGCACTACTCGACCTTCTTCTTCCATACGAAGCTCAAGGTCTGGATCTACTTCGACGACGCGACCGTCAAGGAGATCGGACCCAGGTGGGAGCAGGTCGTCGACAAGTGCCGACGCGGACGCTACCAGCCGCTGCTTCTGCTGTACGCCAGCCCCGCCGGTACGCCCGTCAACACCGAGAACGCCCCGAAGGCCGTGACGCCGTTCCTGAACGGTGGATCTCTCAAGGGTTCGCCCAACGGCAAGACCGGTAACAACAGTCTGCGGAGGTCCGTCACCCCCAGCCCCGAGAAGCCCTTGGGTAACAACAGTGCCACTGCCAGGAGGGCCATCACTCCGAATCCGGACAGCCCGCCACATCTGTATACCCAGCGGAGGATATACGGCGACTACCAGAACCTCACCGACATCCAGAACAACATATTCGGCAACGGTCACCAGCAGGGCACCGATGCCGTGGACGGTGACACCGAGGCCAAGTACATCAGCAGGCGGGCCGTCGAGACCGTGATGatgcagcaccagcagcagaaGAAGCAGATCCAGCTGACACGAAGTCTCAGTGCCGGGTCCGCTCCTCAAGATGGCATCAGCATCCCGGAACACCTCAACGTGCCCAGACGACGGGACTCGGGCAATTGGTCCGGCGATCGCAACAGCGCGTCTTCCAGCTCTTCCACCACCATGGACAATCCCTACAACTACATCATCAACAAGATGGCCAAGAACACGGGTATTCCCAAGAGCCCGACCAGCAAGTCCGGGGAGCtgtccagcagcagcagcggacaCTACGACGCTGGATACGACTCCTACTCGCTGTCCTCCACCGACAGCCTTCCGCTCCAACAGGGTCTCAAGCATAATTTGCAG CTTGCGCAGATACCCGAAGGCTACCAGCAGATGTCGAGCGACGACTGCGAGCGACTGTGGAAGGAGACCGACGCGCTGATGGGTAAGGCGCAGGCGGCCGAGAAGGCCGGCGACCTGGGAAGAGCCGTGGCCCTCTGCACCGCCGCCAGCAGCAAGGCCAGGGAAGCCATGAACATGCCGTACAGCAACTCCAACACCATCGATCTGGCGCAGAAGAAGCACAACTTCTGCGTCATGAGAATGAGCTACCTGCAGAAGAAGATCAAACAGGAGCAGGCCATAGCCAACGGCGAGAAGGAAG AAAAACTGGAGAGCAGACACTCGCGGGAGAACAGCAAGTCTGGCCAGCACTCGCGGCAAAGCTCACGTGATAAGGGCAACCACTCGAGACAGAACAGCAGGGAGCTGCTGGTCAACGCCCCCGCAGTGGTGGACAAACCAGCCACCAAGAGCATCGAGATCTACGCGACCCTACCGAAGAAGAAGACTCTGCGAAGCAAAGTGACCGCGGCAGCGAACGTAATCGAGGACGAGGAGTACATGCTGTACGATCGACCAGCGCAGAGGACCGGTCTCTTCGGACGCTCGAGGCGCTGCGAGGACGACAAGAAGGACAAGAAGCGCGCGCGTAGTGAGGAGCGCAACAAGAACGTGTCCAAGGAGTTCTCGATCGCGCCTACGTCGAAGCTCGCGTCGAAAAAAGTCGAGAAGCCCAAGGAGGTGGTCGAGACCGCGAAGAACCAGCAGACGAACGCGTCAGGCGATCAGAAGCAGGGCAAGAAGCAGCACAAGATCCGAAGGAAGCTGCTGATGGGCGGTCTGATAAAGCGTAAGAACCGCAGTATGCCGGACCTGCGAGAGGGCCAGGACGGCCAGAGCAGCACGAGCTCCGAGGGATCAAACAACGTTTTGCCCAAGCAGTCGGTGGACGACTCCAGCGTCGGACTGAAAGGTAGCCCGAACGATGTTTCGGCGTCGCTGAGCGGCTATCTGTCCGAAGGTCACCTCGAGTTCACGGGCAACGGCAGCAGTGGTAGTGGAGGCTCGGGTAATCCGAACTTGGAGAGAAGTCGTCTGATGAGGAAGAGCTTTCACGGCAGCGCCGGCAAAGTGCTGCACGTGGCGAAGGTTCCTCCACCACCGCCGCTCAGGACAACTTCTCAGCTTAGCAAGTCTAAGTCATCGAGCGAAGTGCACAGTAGCGAGCAGCAGGCTGACAAATCTCTCTACCCACTTACCAACGAGCAAAACATGCCCAACCAGTCGCAGGCCGAG AACAATGCGTACTGGAGTCATACGAGTGCCAATCACCCGATGCAAGCGAATCGTCCGGCGTCGAATTACACGGACTATTCCTCGGAGCCACATTCATTACCCTTCGTTTCCTCGTACAGTGTTGATCAAAACAAAGGCTCGCCTGCAGCGTCGATGCCGCAGAGCAACTACAACAGCAAGCCTCGAATTCAAGACGATGTGGTGCAATACGCGAATGGAATCCTCTACGAGCCGACGTTCGTCGTGACGCGAGCCGACGTCCACAACGAGCAGAGCCCGGTAAAACAGACAACTAGCGCTGATCCCCTTCCACCTTATCCGGAAAACGGAAACGTTTCGCACTCGAGACAGCCCAGCGAGGAGTTTCCACCTCCGCCGTATCCTATCGTTCCGCCAGTTGTGCACTCGCGACAAGCTAGCGAAGACTTCCctccgccaccgccgccgatCGAAGACAACAACCACAACCAAATCGCCGACAAcagtcatcatcatcatcagcaacagcagcagccacaaCAACAAGCGCCAGCCCAGCAGCAATTAGAATCCCAACAGATTAGCATTCTTCTGGCTCAGCTGAAGCTCAAGAGGGAAGCGGCGGAAGCGGCCGAGAAGCAGAGGAGAGAATCTCTGGTCGAGGAAAGCGAGAAGGCGCAGAACGAGACGTGGCTGAGGGAGCTGCAAGCCAAGCAAGCCGAGAGGCGAACCAAGAAGCAAGGGAGCCTGGATCAGGACATTCCGAAGGTCAGACCGAGCTCCATGCCGCAAGTTACCGGAACAACCATCGCGAGAAGAACCAGCGATCTCATGATGAACACGATCATGAATCAAGATGCCGGCAGGGATGTCCCTGACTGCCCGAGGACGATCGTCTCTTCCGTCAAGGATATGGCAGCGAAGTTTGAGCAGAAGGTTGAAGAGGTCAAACCGCAGAGTCGCATCTTCTCGAATTCGCCGACCACCGTCATGCAGAGTTATCCGAATTCCGAAGAGCCGAAGATGATTATGAGGATGCCGATGGACAACATGTCCATGATGCAAAGGCCCGAAACCGAGCCCATGAACGTCTCGGTGAATTCCAGCATCGagtcgaatttgagccagggTACCTTCGTAGCTTTACCTATGGCGAACGGCATACCCATTGACCACGAAAGTGGAATCAATGCTGCGATTCGCTCGGTGATGACTATGCAGACCATGCAACACGAGAACATCGGCCTGCCGATCGACTGCCCGGAAGACGATATCAGCGAAGTGGCCATGCAGAATACCATTCAAAATACCAAGATTCTGGCTACCGAAGAGGACATCAAGCCAAAAAAGACCAAGGAACGCGTCGGCAAAAAGAAGAGCGTGTCGTTCTGCGATCAAGTGGTTCTGGTAGCGACGGCCGAAGATGACGAGAAAGACTCGTACATCCCTAATCCTATACTGGAGAGGATCCTTCGCTCGGCGAAGAACAAGCCGGAGACGGCACAGGTACGTCGCGAGATCAAAAGTCTGCAAGAGGCCGAGATGAATCGTGAAATGGCTGTGCCGACCAAGTTCCAGCAGCACACGTTGCCATTGAAGAGCGAAGCCGATAGCATACCCGCGACTCCGTACCAAGATCAGCTGAGAAGCGTCAATCCAGCACCAGAGACCTCGAAACCTGCTTTCCCGAGGCAAAACTCGAGTGAAGCGATCCTTCAGGATAGCAAGAAGATGTATGCTTACGGACCTGATAGCGCGGATATCGCCAGAGAGAGTTACTCGGCTCTTCCCAACAATCCCGCCAGAACGACTCCGACTCTGATGTCCCCGCAGCTACAGGGACAGATTCGTTACACGCAAAACGGATACCCGCAGCCTCAGCAGATGGTGCCatctcaaaatcaaaatatgtACCCGCAGGTTCAGACAGCTCACCCGAGAAATCAAAATATGCCCCTCTCGCAGAGCCAGAAACCGGCGAGTCCCTACCCGATGCCTATTCAGGGACAGTACATCCAAAACGGTATTCAGCAAAAGAACAACAGCCCGAAGAACATGCACCCGTCCTACTATCAACTGGAGCAGCAGAATAATCAAATGAACAGGCAACTGTCGGGcccgcagcaacagcaacagcagcagaatATCATGAGCCAGAGACTGCAGACTCAAACGCCAAGTCCGATCACGGTacagcagcatcagcaacAACTCGGTCTTCCGAACGGACAATCCACCAGTCCTTATCCGCAGTATTCTCCTCAAACGTCGCAATATTCTCACAACTCGTATCAAGGTCATCCCTACCAATCGGCGCCTCAGCAGAGGAGCCAGCCCCTACCGCAGTACCAGCCTCCACCGAACCCAGCAGCGCAGCAGGGCCAGCAACAGAATCTTCAAAACGGCTCCGCGATCGCCTACCAGCAGAGGCTAGAAAACAACTTCCAGAGGCAGCCCCAGAAGAtcgagcaacagcagcagcagatcaTGCACCCTCAGGGTCAACAGGGCTTCCCGAACGGCCAGATGCCGGCGAATATCAAGTACCCGACGTACCAGCACGTACAGCAGACCAAGCAGATGATGAAGCCAATGCAGCAGCAACAAGTGCAGCCACAGATGCAGCAGCAGATGCATATGGTGCAAGGAAGCATGAAAGGCTCTCCGGTTATGAATCAAAACGTAGCGGCTATGCAAAAGTCTTCTATTTCGGGCGTGCCGAAAGTGGCCCCTTGTCAACTTTGCGGTAAGAAGCAAGTGTGCGAACCGGCTATTTATTGTTACGATTGTGACTTTTACATGTCGCGCTTCCGTCCGAAGAACTAA